ggaCAATTTACCCTTATGCCCCATTctttaactaatttaaaaaacaaatttgaaatcaaTTTGTCGCCGTCCTCGTTTCATCGCTTCTTCTTctcgtctctccgtcgtcgtcgtcgtcgtctctctgTCGTCGTTTCCCCGTCCttgtcgtcgtcgtctctccgtcgtcgtcgtcgtcgtcgtcgtctctccgtcgtcgtcttcGCCTCTCCGTTGatccgtcgtcgtcgtctctccgtttATTTATCGTCGTCGTCGTTTCTCAATTGATCTGTCGTTTCTACGTCTATTcatctcattctctctctcgtgtgtctgatttgattaaggtttgaatcatttcattttgttatacattatctaggttttgttatatattatttatttgttgatGATTTGAAGTTGATTTTGTAGAACAATGGAAGTTTTGTGCATCTGTGGACAATGGATCTCAAAAGAATCTCTCCAGTGGGAGTTTCTTGTTGATTTGAAGAGGAATGCATCAATCATTTCCATAGAAGAAGATCTACTGTATGAAGATTTGATGAAGATTGTCTCTCTGAAGATTTTAGTGTTAAAGAGGAAGAAATCAGTTTGAGTTATGGTTTTTCATTGGATATGAAATGTATTATTGAAAGTTTCCCCCCACTCTCGATAGGTAATACTCGTCAGCTCAGAACTTTCATTTCCAAGACTAGAGCATTTGATGGAACCTGTCGTTTGTGTGTTAaggtttgtatgattttttcTTAGACTTTTCAGGATATGCTTCATAACcaagtattatgccttacagaactacttGACTTATGCAGGTTAGTACTGATCCAGTTAGCTGTAACACtcaagcttctgatacatttgcttctactgttccattgaatgccaatccagcgattctttctactgtgcagagtgaaaaacaggtacattgtccttaattccctttttctgtttgtgtttgcatgatatgcttcataatcaaGTACTATGCCTTACAAAACTACTTGACTTTTGCAGAGTCTTCTATATGAAGGTGTTTCTACAGTTCCTCTGAATGCTCTTCCGGATTTTAGTACTGATTCAGCTAGCTGTAACATtcaagcttctgatacatttgcttctaCTGTTCCATTGAATGCCAATCCAGTGATTCTTCCTACTGTGCAGAGTGAAAAACAGGTACATTGTCCCTAAttccctttttctgtttgtgtttgcatgatatgcttcataatcaagtattatgccttacagaactacttGACTTTTGCAGAGTTTTCTATATGAAGGTGTTTCTACAGTTCCTCTGAATGCTCTTCCGGATTTTAGCCCTGTCCATATTGGACTTTCACCAAACACGAGAGTAGCTGGCGATATTAAGGTGAATAGCTATTTTAAGACAAAGAGAGAGTtgatgttgaggatgaagaaatgggcTTTAGAGTGGAAGTTTGAGTACAAGACTGTCTCTTCTAACAAGTCAAGAGTGCTTTTGAGTTGTGTTGATGAAAATTGCACGTGGAGGATGCGTGCTATCAAGCTACctgtttcagattttttcgtTGTTAAAAAGTATGTTCATGAGCATACATGCGATACAACACACAGGAAAGCCAACCACAGACAAGCATCTGCAAAGTTGTTGGGTTCTTTGATTTCCAGCAATTATGGAGAAAAAAGGAAGGTCTCAAACCGAAACAGATCATTGAACAGGTCAGGATGCTGCATGGTGTTCACATCAATTACAAACAAGCTTGGAGAGTGAGAGAAGAAGCTCAGATTTTGGTTAGAGGGACTCCTGAAGACAGCTATTACAATTTGTCTAGGTGGTTGTATAAAATCACAGAAACAAACCCTGGTTCCTTGACTTATCAACATGTTGATGCTGCAGGAAAGTTCAAGTATGCATTTGTGGCTTTTGGTCCATCGATAAGGGGATTTTCATTGATGAGGAGAGTTATTGCAGTAGATGGTACATTTCTGAAGGGAAAATTCAATGGGACTTTATTGGCAGCTTGTGCTCAAGATGGGAATTATCATCTATATCCTCTCGCCTTTGCAGTGGTTGACGCAGAAAACGGCGCCTCTTGGAAATGGTTCTTTAGAGGTTTGAGCCAGAAGATCCCGGACGCTTCGGATCTTGTTTTTGTATCAGACAGGGCTAACTCCATTTCTTCAGCGTTGGAGGATGTATATCCCTTATCTCACCATGGAATTTGCAGGATCCATCTGCTCCGCAACATCACTCCTACATATGCGAAGACTGGGTTGCTACCTCTGGTGGAAAGCGCTGCTGATGCCTATACGTGTCACGAGTTCTGGTTAATCTTCAAGGACATAAAGGATAAATGTCCTGAATTGGCTAAGTATCTGGAAGAGTCTGATTTTAGGAAGTGGGCACGAAGCTATGCGCCTGCGAACAGGTATAATATCATGACTACCAACATTGCAGAGTCTCTCAATTCTATGTTGAAGATGCCTCGTGAGTTGCCCATTATCTCTCTCCTTGAAACTATCAGATTGACGATGACCACTTGGTTTTTTGAGCGACGCGAAGCGGCTGCGAAACATAAGCACCTGGTTACTCCAAAAGTTGTTCAGAAATTGGTATCTAGGTTAGGGGCCGCAATGTTGTTGAATGTGTATCAAGTTGATCGAAGCGAGTTTGAGGTGAAGAATGAAACAATGAAGTTTGTTGTTGACTTGGAGAAGCGGCATTGCACATGTAATGTTTTCGACATTGACAAGATCCCCTGCATCCATGCCATCGCTGCTGCTAAGCATATCAAGAGAGATGAAAACCGTTTTGTTGATGCTTCTCACTTGACAGAAACGTGGGCTAAAGCTTATGCTGAAAGCATACATCCTGGTGGAGAGTTGTCAACGTCCACCTATCCAGAGAATATTGATGAACTGTCTTGCCCACCTCCagctaccaaaaagaaaagtggACGCCCTcctacaaagagaaagagatccgtTGGCGAGTTTGGGGTTCCTGGATCTAAATCTCAGTCCCACAAGTGCAGCAGATGTGGCACAGGAGGGCACAACAAGATCACATGCCAGAGGCCTATAGGATGAAGTTctacatttttacatttttatcgaTTATTATTTGGATGTTTGGCTATTTGATGGTTACATGATATGCACAAGACcatatacattttttcttttggaacccTATCCTGAATAAGTATGATTTCTTACAACTTTTGTAATATAcaacattatcttttgatctcatttcaatttttagtttaaacttcTTTGCTAGAAAAAAACACAGTAATATTCAACTATTCTGGAATCCCATCCAACTTTTGTAACATCCAACTTTTGTAATATACAatgtattatactataaattgtatgggtaaattcaattatgtgga
Above is a window of Brassica napus cultivar Da-Ae chromosome A10, Da-Ae, whole genome shotgun sequence DNA encoding:
- the LOC125579006 gene encoding uncharacterized protein LOC125579006; this translates as MRYNTQESQPQTSICKVVGFFDFQQLWRKKEGLKPKQIIEQVRMLHGVHINYKQAWRVREEAQILVRGTPEDSYYNLSRWLYKITETNPGSLTYQHVDAAGKFKYAFVAFGPSIRGFSLMRRVIAVDGTFLKGKFNGTLLAACAQDGNYHLYPLAFAVVDAENGASWKWFFRGLSQKIPDASDLVFVSDRANSISSALEDVYPLSHHGICRIHLLRNITPTYAKTGLLPLVESAADAYTCHEFWLIFKDIKDKCPELAKYLEESDFRKWARSYAPANRYNIMTTNIAESLNSMLKMPRELPIISLLETIRLTMTTWFFERREAAAKHKHLVTPKVVQKLVSRLGAAMLLNVYQVDRSEFEVKNETMKFVVDLEKRHCTCNVFDIDKIPCIHAIAAAKHIKRDENRFVDASHLTETWAKAYAESIHPGGELSTSTYPENIDELSCPPPATKKKSGRPPTKRKRSVGEFGVPGSKSQSHKCSRCGTGGHNKITCQRPIG